One segment of Paenibacillus sp. FSL R7-0337 DNA contains the following:
- a CDS encoding TetR/AcrR family transcriptional regulator translates to MTTTGNKRSAKIYDAARTRGVILDAAEEIFAESGFSAARIDAIAKASGYNKSLIYQYYGDKLGLYTEVVKRADQIGEQITGSFISELLKDEQLLKDPSAFKNFVEYWTRQTVSFLLEHRSYLRILFWEAAEGWKTWNQIPYRPDDDPQMHEIALAAQRNGILRPDLDPALFPRLIMNIIAMTLQSSSRFEHLFGSLDSPQVREQTTRQIVQFIIHGVMEPSLL, encoded by the coding sequence ATAACCACAACAGGGAACAAACGCAGCGCCAAAATCTACGATGCCGCCCGGACCCGGGGCGTTATCCTGGATGCAGCCGAGGAGATCTTTGCCGAGTCCGGCTTCTCAGCGGCACGGATTGATGCCATTGCGAAGGCTTCCGGGTATAACAAAAGCCTGATCTACCAGTATTATGGCGACAAATTAGGGTTGTACACGGAAGTGGTCAAGCGGGCGGACCAGATTGGCGAACAGATCACCGGCTCGTTCATCAGCGAACTGCTGAAGGATGAGCAGCTACTGAAGGACCCGTCCGCATTCAAAAATTTCGTGGAATACTGGACCCGTCAGACGGTCTCCTTCCTGCTGGAGCACCGGAGTTACCTGAGAATCCTGTTCTGGGAAGCTGCAGAGGGCTGGAAGACCTGGAATCAGATTCCCTATCGTCCGGACGATGACCCTCAGATGCATGAAATTGCTCTGGCCGCCCAGAGGAACGGAATTCTCCGCCCGGATCTGGACCCGGCGCTCTTTCCGAGGCTGATCATGAACATAATTGCAATGACACTGCAGTCGTCTTCAAGGTTTGAGCACTTGTTCGGCAGTCTGGACTCTCCGCAGGTTAGAGAGCAGACCACCCGTCAGATCGTGCAATTTATTATCCATGGCGTCATGGAGCCGTCTTTATTGTAA
- a CDS encoding stalk domain-containing protein, whose amino-acid sequence MTTRTTMLLSLLGLALTATVGGYAHADAAPSPQPISIYLDGQQLQPETRPLNIGGTVLVPMRGLFEAQGAELSWNNASKTVTAVKGGTALTYTLGSSTALLNGKTTQLAVPGQLSQGYSMIPLRFVSEALGSEVSWEPASGSVLISSASAYETSVTWGVNLRSTPDAGSSAASLGLLPAGSKVHVIREVDALWLEVRTADHMRGYVSSKPKFTDYRSPSLLQKQGEALIASGKKYLNTPYEFGASPDQTNTFDCSSFVKRVFGDTLGIELPRVSYDQAQEGRKVGLDELRTGDLLFFTARGLDIGHVAIYAGNNRILHTYSKEQGVHMEDFSSKWKQRFVTARRIL is encoded by the coding sequence ATGACAACAAGAACGACTATGCTGCTGTCTCTGCTAGGACTGGCCCTGACCGCTACGGTGGGCGGTTATGCCCATGCAGATGCAGCACCCTCACCCCAGCCCATCTCCATCTACCTTGACGGGCAGCAGCTTCAGCCGGAGACCCGGCCGCTAAATATCGGCGGGACTGTACTGGTCCCCATGCGCGGCTTGTTCGAAGCCCAGGGGGCTGAGCTCTCCTGGAACAATGCAAGCAAGACCGTAACTGCCGTCAAAGGCGGCACTGCACTTACCTATACCTTAGGCTCGTCCACAGCTCTGCTGAACGGGAAGACCACCCAGCTGGCGGTACCGGGACAACTATCGCAAGGCTACAGTATGATTCCCCTGCGCTTCGTCAGTGAAGCCCTGGGCAGCGAGGTGAGCTGGGAGCCGGCTTCGGGCTCTGTCCTGATCTCCTCGGCGTCCGCCTATGAGACCTCGGTCACCTGGGGGGTCAACCTGCGCAGCACCCCGGATGCCGGGAGCAGTGCGGCTAGCCTGGGCCTGCTGCCCGCCGGAAGCAAGGTCCATGTCATCCGTGAGGTTGATGCCCTCTGGCTGGAGGTGCGGACCGCAGATCATATGAGAGGATATGTATCTTCCAAGCCGAAATTCACGGATTACAGAAGCCCTTCCCTGCTGCAGAAGCAAGGGGAAGCCCTGATTGCTTCAGGTAAGAAATATCTGAATACCCCTTATGAATTTGGCGCTTCTCCTGACCAGACGAATACGTTCGACTGTTCTTCTTTTGTGAAGCGTGTATTCGGGGATACGCTTGGGATTGAGCTTCCCCGCGTCTCTTACGATCAGGCTCAGGAAGGCCGGAAGGTTGGCCTGGACGAGCTGCGCACCGGAGATCTGCTCTTCTTCACCGCCAGGGGCCTCGACATCGGACATGTAGCCATCTACGCCGGAAATAACCGGATTCTGCATACCTACTCCAAGGAGCAGGGTGTACATATGGAGGATTTCAGCAGCAAGTGGAAGCAGCGGTTTGTTACCGCACGGCGGATTCTATAA
- a CDS encoding zinc ribbon domain-containing protein YjdM, which produces MNELPNCPQCGSVYTYEDGALLVCPECAHEWSLDAAGASGDDEKVVKDANGNVLADGDTVTVIKDLKVKGSSSVLKIGTKVKNIRLVDGDHDIDCKIDGFGAMKLKSEFVRKA; this is translated from the coding sequence ATGAATGAATTACCGAATTGCCCGCAATGTGGCTCTGTGTATACCTATGAGGATGGAGCGCTGCTGGTCTGCCCGGAGTGTGCACATGAGTGGTCTCTGGATGCAGCGGGCGCAAGTGGCGATGATGAGAAGGTAGTGAAGGATGCTAACGGCAATGTCCTGGCTGACGGAGACACCGTAACGGTGATTAAAGATCTCAAAGTCAAAGGCAGCTCGTCCGTTCTGAAGATAGGCACGAAGGTGAAGAATATCCGTCTGGTGGACGGCGACCATGATATCGATTGCAAAATCGACGGGTTCGGCGCAATGAAGCTGAAATCGGAGTTTGTGCGCAAGGCCTAG
- a CDS encoding GNAT family N-acetyltransferase yields MIWLEPVLDPLAPESLDIQASILNSQPEFNQMVLHKAFLEPLELEEENRNNLTMGEKMLYIRSHDRIAGLITYLPDYSADHYPWIGLLVIHRQYSRQGIGKTAVHELERMFRNHGLSAVRLAVQLENKAGEAFWTRNGFAPVRRATDNHNNEVDVYEKQFR; encoded by the coding sequence ATGATTTGGTTAGAACCAGTACTGGACCCGTTAGCGCCGGAGAGTCTGGATATTCAGGCCTCCATCCTGAACTCTCAGCCTGAATTCAACCAGATGGTCCTGCATAAGGCGTTTCTGGAGCCCCTGGAGCTGGAGGAGGAGAACCGCAACAACCTCACCATGGGGGAGAAAATGCTATACATCAGAAGCCATGACCGGATTGCCGGTCTGATCACCTACCTGCCTGACTATAGCGCGGATCATTATCCGTGGATCGGCCTGCTGGTGATTCACCGGCAATACAGCCGGCAGGGGATCGGAAAAACCGCCGTACATGAGCTGGAGCGAATGTTCAGGAATCATGGCCTCAGCGCCGTCAGACTAGCCGTTCAGCTGGAGAACAAGGCCGGGGAGGCCTTCTGGACCCGAAACGGGTTCGCCCCGGTCAGAAGAGCGACCGATAACCACAATAACGAAGTGGATGTTTACGAGAAGCAGTTTAGATGA
- a CDS encoding catalase family peroxidase, which translates to MNEGKNKADLAGQLLAGEQAEAEGLAAKAVDAIENLSGVHPGYRRAHAAGVCCRGFFRPSGLGKEFTEAEHLQEQQVNTIIRFSGSSTDPALADLLSPAKGMAVQFILPDGEVTNLVGVTVPVFFARTPESFIDIVHMAHRLRTGTLGPIELMKEIVSHFSESKEALLAVRRLKPPASYAECHYYCIHAYMLVNAEGRQRPVRFEWVPETGVRTLTLEEAAQQPDRYLEDELELRFKDEPAIFQLVAVLGEEGDATDDPTRAWPGERRRIDLGRLHISEICPDPKDLLMDPTILTTGMLLSDDPILRFRSAAYAESYGRRIEGR; encoded by the coding sequence GTGAATGAGGGCAAGAATAAAGCTGACTTAGCCGGACAACTGCTGGCAGGGGAGCAAGCTGAGGCTGAAGGGCTTGCCGCCAAGGCTGTAGACGCGATCGAGAACCTGTCCGGTGTGCATCCCGGATACCGCCGCGCCCATGCAGCGGGAGTCTGCTGCCGCGGCTTCTTCCGGCCGAGCGGACTGGGGAAGGAATTCACGGAGGCGGAACACCTTCAGGAGCAGCAGGTGAATACCATTATCCGCTTCTCAGGCAGTTCCACCGATCCAGCACTTGCGGATCTGCTCTCCCCTGCCAAGGGGATGGCTGTCCAGTTCATCCTGCCGGATGGCGAGGTGACGAATCTGGTTGGAGTGACCGTCCCTGTCTTTTTTGCGCGGACCCCGGAGTCCTTCATCGATATTGTACATATGGCCCACCGGCTGCGGACCGGAACACTCGGACCGATTGAGCTGATGAAGGAAATTGTCAGCCACTTCAGCGAGAGCAAGGAGGCCCTGCTCGCTGTGCGGCGGCTGAAGCCGCCTGCCAGCTACGCCGAATGCCACTATTACTGCATACATGCTTATATGCTGGTCAATGCAGAAGGCAGGCAGCGGCCTGTCCGGTTCGAGTGGGTTCCCGAGACGGGTGTGCGCACACTGACGCTGGAAGAGGCAGCGCAGCAACCGGACCGCTATCTGGAGGATGAGCTGGAGCTGCGCTTCAAGGATGAGCCGGCCATCTTCCAACTGGTCGCTGTTCTTGGAGAGGAAGGCGATGCTACGGATGATCCTACCCGTGCCTGGCCCGGAGAGCGCCGGAGAATCGATCTCGGGCGGCTGCATATTTCAGAGATCTGCCCCGATCCGAAAGATCTGCTCATGGACCCTACGATCCTTACAACCGGCATGCTCCTCTCGGATGACCCGATTCTGAGGTTCCGCAGCGCGGCCTACGCCGAATCTTATGGACGGCGGATCGAAGGAAGGTAG
- a CDS encoding diacylglycerol kinase family protein — protein sequence MQQAMVIMNPSSGKAEARDYIRAAEEVLQGAGYQVTVQETAGEGDATAFCLQACAECYDLVVAIGGDGTLHETMNGLTDQQHRPTLGIVPMGTVNDFARALQIPLIPEEAIQSLASPRTRRVDMGRLNDRLFVNVVAAGSLAGSLSSVSSEDKSRLGFLAYLKEGIKELASNTAHPLTITHDGEIWEGSSPLFIAALTNSVGGFEKLAPAAAVDDGLLHCFIVKDLHLLNSVTVSISLLLGNLRNHKDVIYFTAKEVSVRSTQPVQTNVDGEQGPQLPIRLSTIPRHIQVVVPEE from the coding sequence ATGCAGCAGGCCATGGTCATCATGAACCCGTCGTCCGGCAAGGCAGAGGCGCGGGATTATATCAGAGCAGCGGAAGAGGTGCTGCAAGGCGCAGGGTATCAGGTAACCGTCCAGGAGACCGCAGGGGAAGGAGATGCAACCGCCTTCTGCCTCCAGGCATGCGCCGAGTGCTATGATCTGGTGGTTGCCATTGGAGGAGACGGGACGCTCCACGAGACGATGAACGGCCTTACAGATCAGCAGCACCGCCCCACACTTGGCATTGTGCCGATGGGCACTGTCAATGATTTCGCCCGCGCGCTACAGATTCCGCTTATTCCTGAAGAGGCAATCCAGAGCCTGGCTTCGCCACGGACCCGAAGAGTCGATATGGGCCGGCTGAATGACCGGCTGTTCGTCAATGTGGTAGCCGCAGGCTCTCTGGCAGGCTCCCTCTCCTCGGTCAGCTCCGAAGACAAGAGCCGGCTCGGGTTCCTTGCTTATCTAAAAGAGGGCATTAAGGAGCTGGCCAGCAATACTGCACATCCCCTGACGATTACTCACGACGGGGAGATCTGGGAAGGCTCCTCCCCGCTGTTCATTGCTGCACTGACGAATTCCGTAGGCGGCTTCGAGAAGCTTGCTCCTGCTGCCGCTGTAGATGACGGCCTGCTCCATTGCTTCATCGTCAAGGACCTGCACCTGCTGAATTCCGTTACGGTCAGCATCTCCCTGCTGCTCGGCAATCTGCGGAATCATAAGGATGTCATCTATTTCACAGCCAAGGAGGTCTCCGTCCGCTCCACTCAGCCAGTACAGACGAATGTGGATGGCGAGCAAGGTCCGCAGCTGCCGATCCGCTTAAGCACCATTCCGCGCCATATTCAGGTCGTGGTGCCGGAGGAATGA
- a CDS encoding aminoglycoside phosphotransferase family protein, producing the protein MIENIIRGLEARYACRLERLTGGYTNLTYLMAGAEPPLVAKITNLSNEDTLNEVQVMRLVQGSCDTPVVHEVAEMEGMRIIIMDCMQGGNAQSVLDARDWTRAGRIYSRMGQLLAAQIHSRPYQPQETEIRLSNRSALSQVIQKLEFVPAALGRQSLHFLSAAEAGELPWVLTHGDYGVHNLLCEGDDLLHVLDWEWAEWGSPLNDVAWVCWFTKHHYPVQSVLLNTAFLQGYLSVNPLSFTPQQMKAASLYRVWNILHRLQIAPKEVQREWVRRLEWTLDEDFAELHGIS; encoded by the coding sequence ATGATTGAGAACATCATCAGAGGTCTGGAAGCAAGATATGCCTGCCGGCTGGAACGGCTGACAGGGGGATATACGAATCTCACCTATCTGATGGCGGGGGCGGAGCCGCCGCTTGTAGCCAAAATAACAAATCTGTCCAATGAAGACACTCTCAATGAGGTTCAGGTGATGCGGCTGGTGCAGGGAAGCTGTGATACCCCGGTGGTGCATGAGGTGGCGGAGATGGAGGGGATGCGCATCATCATCATGGACTGCATGCAGGGCGGGAACGCCCAATCCGTTCTGGATGCCAGGGACTGGACAAGAGCCGGGCGGATCTACAGCAGAATGGGGCAGCTGCTGGCTGCCCAGATTCATTCCCGCCCTTATCAGCCGCAAGAGACAGAGATCCGGCTCAGCAACAGATCTGCACTGAGTCAGGTGATTCAAAAGCTGGAATTCGTCCCCGCCGCTCTCGGCAGGCAGTCGCTTCACTTTCTGTCTGCGGCGGAGGCCGGGGAGCTTCCGTGGGTCCTGACCCATGGCGATTACGGAGTACATAATCTGCTCTGTGAAGGCGATGATCTGCTGCATGTGCTGGACTGGGAATGGGCGGAATGGGGCAGCCCGCTGAATGATGTAGCCTGGGTCTGCTGGTTCACGAAGCATCATTATCCCGTACAATCCGTGCTGCTTAACACGGCCTTCTTGCAGGGCTATCTGTCTGTTAACCCGCTGTCCTTCACGCCGCAACAGATGAAGGCGGCGAGTCTGTACAGGGTATGGAATATCCTGCACCGCCTGCAGATAGCGCCCAAGGAAGTGCAGCGTGAATGGGTCAGACGTCTGGAATGGACACTGGATGAGGACTTCGCAGAGCTGCATGGAATCAGTTGA
- a CDS encoding DinB family protein, with translation MIHAKDVLANQLLAGANDPSWHLPYMQAVEDVTEEEAFWKPGEGVNSIAELTQHLLYWNEAWQTRYREGHMDAVPPVKDNNLSFRLPADIAFSELRGRLLQALLNWQSLLSEEGLEEQVNGFPVPAAWWEIISNAATHNAYHIGQMVLIRKLYVPFRPQA, from the coding sequence ATGATTCATGCCAAGGATGTGCTTGCCAATCAATTGCTGGCCGGGGCCAACGATCCCAGCTGGCATCTTCCCTATATGCAGGCTGTGGAGGACGTGACCGAGGAGGAAGCGTTCTGGAAGCCCGGTGAAGGAGTCAACAGCATAGCTGAGCTTACCCAGCATTTGCTGTACTGGAATGAAGCCTGGCAGACACGGTACCGCGAGGGGCATATGGACGCTGTGCCTCCGGTTAAGGATAATAACCTCAGCTTCAGGCTTCCGGCAGATATTGCGTTCAGTGAGCTGCGCGGAAGGCTGCTGCAGGCGCTCTTGAACTGGCAGAGTCTGTTGTCTGAGGAAGGGCTGGAGGAGCAGGTGAACGGGTTCCCGGTACCGGCTGCATGGTGGGAGATCATTAGCAATGCGGCAACTCATAATGCCTATCATATCGGTCAAATGGTGTTGATCCGCAAGCTGTACGTCCCGTTCAGGCCACAAGCATAA
- a CDS encoding phosphatidate cytidylyltransferase — MNRSLFTLVLIFAALSVIHVLYLVVSKLQKDKDYTGIGFRIRTWWGMLFIFCLATLSNSVVSLLSLMVLSFFALKEYFSMIRTRKADRRLFLWAYLSIPLQFYWIYIEWYGMFIIFIPVYVFLLLPIPRLINKGTLGFLRGVSAVQWGLMLMVFGLSHLAYFQFATPEYGAGLVLFLVVLTQLNDAVHYLASLYIGKHRIVPTANPHLTWEGFVCAFVVTTAVSYLSYSHLTPLNPAFGYLSGMLISLSGFFGSLTVSVLKRDLLIGDDDKFAALQKSYLSRVDSLAYTAPVFFHVIRYYFDFM, encoded by the coding sequence ATGAACCGTTCTTTATTCACACTAGTTCTGATCTTTGCAGCTCTATCGGTGATCCATGTGCTGTATCTTGTGGTCAGCAAATTACAGAAGGACAAGGATTATACCGGAATCGGCTTCCGCATCCGAACCTGGTGGGGCATGCTGTTCATCTTCTGCCTGGCTACCCTGTCCAATTCGGTCGTGTCCCTGCTGTCCCTGATGGTCCTGAGCTTCTTCGCCCTTAAGGAATACTTCTCCATGATCCGCACCCGAAAAGCAGACCGCAGGCTGTTCCTCTGGGCGTACCTGTCCATTCCGCTGCAGTTCTACTGGATCTACATTGAGTGGTACGGGATGTTCATTATCTTCATTCCAGTCTATGTGTTCCTGCTGCTGCCGATTCCCCGGCTGATTAACAAGGGAACGCTCGGCTTCCTGCGCGGTGTCAGCGCGGTGCAGTGGGGACTGATGCTGATGGTCTTCGGGCTTAGCCATCTGGCCTATTTCCAGTTCGCCACGCCGGAATACGGCGCAGGGCTGGTTCTCTTCCTGGTGGTGCTGACCCAGCTCAATGATGCTGTGCATTATCTGGCCTCGCTCTACATCGGCAAGCACCGGATCGTCCCGACCGCGAATCCCCACCTGACCTGGGAAGGCTTCGTCTGCGCGTTCGTGGTGACTACAGCAGTCTCGTACCTGAGCTATTCTCATCTTACACCGCTGAATCCGGCCTTTGGCTATCTCTCCGGCATGCTGATCAGTCTCAGCGGCTTCTTCGGCAGCCTGACAGTCTCCGTACTCAAGCGGGATCTGCTGATCGGGGATGACGACAAATTCGCAGCGCTGCAAAAAAGCTACCTGAGCCGCGTAGACAGTCTTGCCTACACCGCACCGGTATTCTTCCATGTCATCCGCTACTATTTCGACTTCATGTAG
- a CDS encoding carbohydrate-binding domain-containing protein — MKNRLTAGKIGLMLLCTAVMSACSAKAATPSDTSNNVNTTVEAVQSSASAAGQPASVKTADLVTWEEEDAVTAWTATDSTAITLAGTTAAVDGAGATAQEGTVTITEAGTYVLSGTLSDGQIIVDEQSKGTVRLVLNGAHLTDSDNAPVYIKEAGKVVITLQEGTDNSVTDGAAYVFAEGAEDEPSAALFSKADLTINGTGKLTVTGNYNDGITSKDDLKIVSGTLEVKAADDGIVGKDMIAIQDGHITIHAEGDGLKSTTDKDAAKGFIAIAAGTFDITAGNDGLQAETAAVIDGGTYSLVTGGGYVNAEVKTGDQGGPGMAGGGFGQRPEDGSFPAPGEDGGTPPAMDAAPAADQRQAAESGTAGAAQSDTAAAAETESVSAKGIKAGGDLTVNGGNFTINSADDALHSNGNISVTDGEFQITTGDDGIHADALVSISGGTVNITKSYEGIEGADITISGGDIHVTATDDGVNVAGGNDTNAAAGTQAQDSFSSTGSNLLTISGGTLTVDAAGDGLDSNGSVTMTGGTVIVNGPENSGNGALDYDGAFNITGGFLVAAGASGMAQAPGEDSGQYSVSVEFAATQQAGTMVHLEDADGKAVLTFAPAKSFQTVVVSTPELNGGSYTVYTGGSSTGTATDGLYTGGTYSGGSKFVAFDITSPVTWVNASGVTTGGSGMGGPGGGGFGGRGNRAGGGPGGEGGTPPADAGTTKPADAGTTKPADAGTTAPDSAGTSTN; from the coding sequence ATGAAGAACAGATTAACAGCCGGGAAAATAGGACTTATGCTGCTATGCACCGCAGTCATGTCGGCATGCAGTGCAAAAGCAGCTACGCCATCCGATACAAGTAACAACGTGAATACAACAGTTGAGGCCGTTCAGAGCAGTGCCTCTGCCGCCGGACAGCCGGCAAGTGTGAAGACAGCAGATCTTGTGACCTGGGAGGAAGAGGATGCAGTAACCGCCTGGACGGCAACAGATTCGACCGCTATAACCCTGGCTGGAACAACGGCTGCAGTTGATGGTGCCGGCGCTACGGCGCAAGAGGGCACAGTGACCATTACGGAGGCAGGCACTTATGTGCTTAGCGGCACACTGAGTGACGGCCAGATTATCGTAGATGAGCAGTCCAAAGGGACCGTAAGGCTGGTACTGAATGGCGCTCACCTGACGGACAGCGATAATGCCCCGGTCTACATCAAGGAAGCCGGCAAAGTGGTCATCACCTTGCAGGAAGGGACGGATAACAGTGTGACGGATGGAGCTGCGTATGTGTTCGCTGAAGGAGCTGAGGATGAGCCAAGCGCTGCGCTCTTCAGCAAAGCCGACCTGACGATTAACGGCACCGGCAAGCTGACGGTTACCGGCAACTATAACGACGGCATTACCAGCAAGGATGATCTCAAAATTGTGTCCGGCACGCTTGAGGTGAAGGCAGCCGATGACGGCATCGTCGGGAAAGATATGATTGCCATTCAGGACGGCCATATTACAATTCATGCCGAAGGCGATGGCCTCAAGTCAACCACTGACAAGGATGCCGCTAAGGGCTTCATCGCCATTGCCGCCGGAACCTTCGACATTACAGCCGGTAATGACGGGCTTCAAGCGGAGACCGCTGCTGTCATCGACGGCGGCACCTATTCGCTGGTGACTGGCGGCGGCTATGTGAATGCCGAAGTGAAGACCGGCGATCAGGGAGGGCCGGGAATGGCCGGCGGCGGCTTCGGCCAGCGGCCGGAGGACGGTAGCTTCCCTGCTCCGGGAGAAGACGGGGGTACACCGCCTGCGATGGATGCTGCGCCAGCGGCAGACCAGCGCCAAGCAGCGGAGAGTGGCACCGCAGGCGCAGCACAGTCAGACACCGCAGCAGCGGCGGAGACGGAATCCGTCAGCGCCAAAGGGATTAAAGCAGGCGGCGACCTGACCGTGAACGGCGGAAACTTCACAATAAATTCCGCCGATGATGCACTGCACAGTAACGGAAACATCAGTGTGACAGATGGAGAATTCCAGATCACTACAGGCGATGACGGGATTCATGCCGATGCTCTGGTCTCCATATCGGGCGGCACCGTCAATATTACGAAGAGCTATGAAGGGATAGAAGGGGCGGACATCACCATATCCGGCGGTGATATTCATGTGACAGCCACGGACGATGGCGTCAATGTGGCCGGAGGCAACGATACCAATGCAGCAGCAGGAACACAGGCACAGGATTCGTTCAGCAGCACCGGCAGCAACCTGCTGACCATTAGCGGCGGCACCCTGACTGTAGATGCCGCAGGCGATGGCCTGGATTCCAACGGCTCGGTAACTATGACCGGCGGCACCGTCATTGTGAATGGCCCCGAGAACTCCGGCAACGGCGCTCTGGATTATGACGGAGCCTTCAACATCACAGGCGGATTCCTGGTAGCCGCAGGTGCATCAGGAATGGCACAGGCTCCGGGCGAAGACTCCGGCCAGTATTCGGTAAGCGTGGAGTTCGCAGCAACCCAGCAGGCCGGAACGATGGTTCATCTAGAAGACGCTGACGGTAAGGCTGTTCTGACCTTCGCTCCGGCAAAGAGCTTCCAGACCGTAGTGGTCAGCACTCCAGAACTGAACGGCGGCTCTTATACCGTCTATACCGGCGGCAGCTCTACCGGAACAGCAACAGACGGATTGTATACCGGCGGGACGTACAGCGGGGGCAGCAAATTCGTTGCTTTTGACATCACCAGTCCGGTGACCTGGGTGAATGCATCGGGTGTAACCACAGGCGGAAGTGGTATGGGCGGGCCGGGGGGCGGCGGCTTCGGCGGTAGAGGTAACAGAGCCGGAGGCGGACCAGGCGGAGAGGGAGGAACGCCGCCTGCGGACGCTGGTACTACGAAGCCAGCCGATGCAGGCACCACGAAGCCGGCAGATGCAGGCACTACAGCTCCAGACAGTGCAGGTACAAGCACGAATTAA
- a CDS encoding DUF4956 domain-containing protein, producing MLDSIFSVAESTSELTFMNAALTIVIVIILGGLISFTYMKTSPAGYSQSFTLTMVLLPVIVAIIILLIGSNVARAFSLAGAFSIIRFRSAPSDPKDITFVLFTMASGLACGVGAFGYAVFFTLILCFLMTVLNRTGFGLKKTMHKTLKVTIPENLGYEEAFAEVFNTFNVAYELKKIRTTELGSLYELVYAVTIDEQTSQKELLDAIRTRNGNLDLSLTMAPVMNEY from the coding sequence ATGCTTGATTCGATATTTTCCGTAGCTGAGTCTACTTCAGAACTAACATTCATGAATGCTGCTTTAACCATCGTCATCGTCATTATCCTCGGCGGGCTGATCAGCTTCACCTACATGAAGACGAGCCCTGCCGGATACTCACAGAGCTTCACGCTGACCATGGTTCTGCTGCCGGTCATTGTAGCGATTATCATCTTGCTGATCGGCAGCAATGTGGCCCGGGCCTTCAGTCTGGCGGGCGCCTTCTCGATCATCCGGTTCCGAAGCGCCCCCAGTGATCCGAAGGATATCACTTTCGTTCTGTTCACTATGGCCTCAGGGCTGGCCTGCGGGGTAGGGGCCTTCGGTTACGCGGTCTTTTTCACCCTGATCCTCTGTTTTCTGATGACCGTGCTTAACCGTACAGGCTTTGGACTTAAGAAGACAATGCACAAGACACTGAAGGTAACGATCCCTGAGAATCTGGGCTATGAGGAAGCCTTCGCGGAGGTTTTCAACACCTTCAATGTGGCCTACGAGCTGAAGAAGATCAGAACCACGGAGCTGGGCAGCCTGTATGAGCTGGTCTACGCTGTAACGATTGATGAGCAGACAAGCCAGAAGGAGCTGCTGGATGCCATCCGCACACGTAACGGGAACCTGGATCTCTCACTAACCATGGCACCTGTCATGAACGAATACTAA
- a CDS encoding polyphosphate polymerase domain-containing protein: MAIEVFNRYENKYLLDHESYLKLYHELLEYMEPDAYNKQHEYYSITNLYYDTPQNSLIRSSLAKPKYKEKLRIRAYGIPEGDTRVYLEIKKKVLGLVNKRRTPLKLDEAYAFIESGREPEFASYMNKQVIEEIKYLLTRYDLQPKLYLSYDRKAMFCKNNRDLRITFDTNIRCRRYDLKMEHGVYGEELLEPGQWLMEVKAEKTIPVWLAKMLSEHQMYRTSFSKYGNEYKKMLRNSQSERERVRYA; the protein is encoded by the coding sequence ATGGCTATTGAGGTCTTCAACCGTTACGAGAACAAGTATCTGCTGGACCATGAATCCTATCTGAAGCTCTATCATGAATTGCTGGAATATATGGAGCCTGATGCATACAACAAGCAGCACGAATATTATTCCATCACCAATCTGTATTATGACACCCCGCAGAATTCCTTGATCCGCAGCAGCCTGGCGAAGCCGAAGTACAAGGAGAAGCTGCGCATCAGAGCCTACGGCATTCCTGAAGGCGACACCAGGGTCTATCTGGAGATCAAGAAGAAGGTGCTGGGTCTGGTCAACAAAAGAAGAACCCCGCTGAAGCTGGATGAAGCCTATGCATTCATCGAGAGCGGCAGAGAGCCTGAATTCGCGAGCTATATGAACAAGCAGGTGATCGAAGAGATCAAGTACTTGCTGACCCGCTATGATCTGCAGCCGAAGCTCTATCTGTCCTATGATCGCAAGGCTATGTTCTGTAAAAATAACCGCGATCTCCGCATCACCTTCGATACCAATATCCGCTGCCGCCGGTATGATCTGAAGATGGAACATGGCGTGTATGGCGAGGAGCTGCTGGAGCCGGGGCAATGGCTGATGGAAGTGAAGGCGGAGAAGACCATTCCGGTCTGGCTGGCCAAGATGCTGTCGGAGCATCAGATGTACCGCACCAGCTTCTCCAAATACGGCAACGAATACAAAAAAATGCTGCGAAACAGCCAATCAGAAAGAGAGCGTGTCCGCTATGCTTGA